In Callospermophilus lateralis isolate mCalLat2 chromosome 4, mCalLat2.hap1, whole genome shotgun sequence, one genomic interval encodes:
- the LOC143398199 gene encoding disintegrin and metalloproteinase domain-containing protein 25-like, which translates to MAVGEAFLVHVRMAVMKFWLGILLFLSGWAQIGHSQHYSPPEVVIPLKITGTHRGMRTPDWLSYSLRFGGQRQIVHIKAKKLLVSKPFSVFTYTDQGALLEEQPFVQSDCYYYGYVEGDPESLVALSTCSGGFRGMLVIHDTVYEIKPKRFSATFEHLVYRIDREETRFPPTRCGLTEEEIARQLKLLHKNDIINLKQSGYEKWWTHKGLIELAAVVDYERYRHLESNISNVEDEVILVINAANEYYKALQIDLILYGLEVWNKENPITISTMADTLSEFCTWKKISFETRIHHDTVHLFIKKSFGKLLGLAFVGTICNNVYNCAIDSFEGDSVSFFAYIVAHELGHNLGMKHDENTCTCGQKSCVMYPSKTISNKFSNCSYASYWDIGSRKSCIHDTPDPKAIFSKIQCGNGVIEEGEECDCGSMKLCSEDPCCSMNCTLEAGAVCTLGPCCKDCQFLPSGTECRKKENECDLPEWCNGTSHECPGDVYVQDGLSCMDGGNCYEKRCNIRDEQCKQIFGMEARSANERCYKNLNTRGDRFGNCGLGKKAYIKCDISDALCGRVLCENVLFIPYLRNHSTVHSTNLSGVTCWGTDYHFGMNIPDIGEVTDGTECGAERVCIDRKCVFRSVWESDCTPMTCNNNGICNNKDHCHCNSEWAPPRCLQKGYGGSVDSGPPPQKTVSKMDISKKALLLSLWIPTLLLFSCWILAVWKMQKY; encoded by the coding sequence ATGGCTGTGGGTGAGGCCTTCCTGGTGCATGTGAGGATGGCTGTCATGAAATTCTGGCTGGGAATCTTGCTCTTCCTTTCTGGATGGGCCCAGATTGGCCACTCCCAACACTACAGCCCCCCAGAAGTAGTGATACCCTTGAAGATAACTGGCACCCATAGAGGCATGAGGACCCCTGACTGGCTCTCCTATAGCCTGCGCTTTGGAGGCCAGAGACAAATTGTCCACATAAAGGCCAAGAAACTTCTAGTGTCCAAACCTTTCTCTGTGTTCACCTACACAGACCAGGGAGCTCTGCTGGAGGAACAGCCTTTTGTCCAGAGTGACTGCTACTATTATGGTTATGTGGAAGGGGACCCAGAATCCCTGGTTGCTCTTAGCACCTGTTCTGGGGGCTTTCGAGGAATGCTAGTGATCCATGATACTGTTTATGAAATCAAACCCAAAAGATTTTCTGCCACGTTTGAACATCTGGTTTATAGAATAGACAGGGAGGAGACACGATTCCCACCCACAAGATGTGGactaacagaagaagaaatagcaCGACAACTGAAGCTTCTTCACAAGAatgatattataaatttaaagCAAAGTGGCTATGAGAAGTGGTGGACTCACAAGGGTCTTATTGAATTGGCAGCTGTGGTAGACTATGAACGATACCGTCATCTGGAAAGCAATATCTCAAATGTGGAGGATGAAGTAATCTTGGTTATAAACGCTGCAAATGAATATTATAAAGCACTGCAAATTGATTTGATTTTATATGGCCTTGAGGTCTGGAACAAAGAAAACCCCATAACTATCAGTACGATGGCCGATACTCTGTCAGAATTTTGCACTTGGAAGAAAATTAGTTTTGAAACCCGCATTCACCATGATACTGTACATCTTTTTattaagaagtcatttggtaaacTCCTTGGCCTAGCCTTTGTTGGAACAATATGTAATAATGTCTATAATTGTGCAATTGATTCTTTTGAAGGTGACTCAGTTTCTTTTTTTGCATACATTGTGGCACACGAGTTGGGTCATAATTTGGGTATGAAGCATGATGAAAACACATGCACATGTGGGCAGAAGTCATGTGTAATGTATCCATCaaaaactatttcaaataaatttagcAACTGTAGCTATGCCAGCTACTGGGACATTGGTTCAAGAAAGAGCTGTATACATGATACACCAGACCCAAAGGCCATCTTCTCAAAGATACAGTGTGGGAATGGTGTTATTGAAGAAGGAGAGGAGTGTGACTGTGGATCCATGAAATTGTGTTCAGAAGATCCTTGTTGTTCGATGAACTGCACCCTGGAAGCTGGGGCTGTTTGTACTCTTGGGCCTTGTTGCAAAGACTGCCAGTTCTTGCCATCAGGCACAGAGTGTcggaaaaaggaaaatgaatgtgATCTTCCAGAGTGGTGCAATGGAACTTCACATGAGTGTCCAGGAGATGTATATGTGCAGGATGGGCTCTCTTGCATGGACGGTGGCAACTGCTATGAAAAGAGATGTAATATACGGGATGAACAGTGTAAGCAAATTTTTGGCATGGAAGCCAGGAGCGCCAATGAGAGGTGCTACAAGAATTTGAACACCCGAGGTGACCGTTTTGGTAACTGTGGTCTTGGTAAAAAAGCATATATTAAGTGTGATATATCAGATGCCCTCTGTGGGAGAGTTCTGTGTGAGAATGTGTTATTCATTCCCTATTTGAGAAATCATTCTACGGTGCATTCGACTAATTTAAGTGGTGTCACCTGCTGGGGTACTGACTATCATTTTGGGATGAACATACCAGATATTGGAGAAGTGACTGATGGCACAGAGTGTGGTGCAGAACGTGTGTGCATTGACCGGAAGTGTGTATTTAGGTCCGTCTGGGAAAGTGACTGTACACCAATGACCTGCAATAATAACGGGATTTGCAACAACAAAGATCACTGCCATTGTAACTCTGAGTGGGCTCCACCCCGCTGCTTGCAAAAAGGCTATGGAGGGAGTGTTGATAGTGGCCCGCCTCCTCAGAAAACGGTATCAAAGATGGATATTTCCAAGAAAGCACTATTATTAAGTTTATGGATTCCTACTCTCCTTTTATTTAGCTGTTGGATTTTGGCAGTTtggaagatgcaaaaatattag